In the Heterodontus francisci isolate sHetFra1 chromosome 6, sHetFra1.hap1, whole genome shotgun sequence genome, one interval contains:
- the lrrc32 gene encoding transforming growth factor beta activator LRRC32: MEHFLLLLVAVHSAAATFRPNISPCRTIEAEALCQNRGLNIIPKGLPLDIWKLDLSVNHIKKLTVENLTLYSSIQHLDLQSNHLEFIQPGAFASLSRLEVLNLANNLLDLSKYGLGRLPYVKRLELSGNSLYTGVVEGFLEEAPLLEELSLARNSITKLSDRTFQGSPSLTHVNLQHNIIIEIESGAFQSLSNLSVLDLAMNSISCITDFDLKQLQVLNLSMNSIEHFLMADSEDEYDLQWLDLSDNNLLYFPVFPKKNHLRHLDLSRNSIQGFSLPSSLLEGSSNQNFQTNVNKASLPVHLSELVYLDLSYNEITSIPWDFFRSMNSLRFLNLSKNCLHSFVIGEMNMLNSLVELDLSSNALLNLSVARNSLNFLEYLYLQDNYLQNLPSNIFRGLYRIRILSLQNNNINVCRGIHRHEDHLGECMLFSRINTLRYLYLHNNNIKYLPPHAFHQTPLAELDLSMNPGIHIHPEGLSGLEAPLIYLSLEGNGLLSLSVNLSHFSNLRTLDLSENQLTELPIANKNLSLENMDLRNNRFDALQEMSMEMLNGTLRTLLLSGNPFNCCRSTWVRWLAQVNILDKWSVLCHYPTKDGYSQTHLFNAQPSLCKEITQDWTTWSLLMLILMIVAFFVIIAIISGCCLAQRQKVNEIFIHHVKA, encoded by the exons ATGGAACATTTCCTTCTCCTTCTGGTAGCTGTGCACAGTGCGGCAGCAACTTTCCGACCAAACATCTCCCCTTGCAGGACA ATCGAGGCAGAAGCATTATGCCAGAACAGAGGCCTTAACATAATCCCCAAGGGTCTCCCCCTTGACATATGGAAACTGGATTTATCTGTTAATCACATTAAGAAGCTGACAGTGGAGAATTTGACACTCTATAGCTCCATCCAGCACCTGGATTTACAGTCCAATCACCTGGAGTTCATCCAACCAGGGGCCTTTGCCAGTCTGTCCCGCCTGGAGGTGCTTAACCTTGCAAACAACCTCTTGGATCTGAGCAAATATGGGCTTGGCAGGCTACCATatgtgaaaaggctagagttgtcagGCAACAGTTTGTACACTGGTGTTGTTGAGGGTTTTCTAGAAGAGGCACCCTTGCTTGAGGAGCTATCCTTGGCTAGGAACAGCATCACAAAGCTCTCAGACCGCACATTCCAAGGTTCTCCCTCTTTGACGCACGTAAACCTGCAGCACAACATCATCATCGAGATAGAGTCGGGGGCATTTCAATCACTTTCCAATCTGTCTGTGCTCGATCTTGCCATGAACTCCATATCCTGCATCACTGACTTCGACCTCAAGCAACTCCAAGTCTTGAACTTAAGCATGAACAGTATTGAGCACTTCCTGATGGCTGATTCAGAAGATGAGTACGATCTGCAGTGGTTGGATCTCAGCGATAATAATTTGCTCTATTTTCCGGTTTTCCCCAAGAAGAATCACCTCAGGCACCTTGATCTGTCGCGGAATTCAATCCAAGGATTTTCCCTGCCTTCCTCCCTTTTGGAAGGGAGCTCGAATCAGAATTTCCAAACTAATGTAAATAAGGCCTCTTTGCCAGTGCACTTGTCTGAACTGGTGTATTTGGATCTGAGCTACAATGAGATAACCTCCATCCCGTGGGATTTCTTCCGAAGTATGAATTCGCTGAGGTTCCTCAACCTGAGCAAGAACTGCCTCCACAGTTTTGTAATTGGTGAGATGAATATGTTGAACTCGCTGGTGGAACTTGACCTGAGTTCCAATGCATTGCTAAACCTTTCAGTGGCAAGGAACAGCCTCAACTTTCTTGAATATCTGTATCTTCAAGACAACTACCTACAGAATTTGCCTTCTAATATCTTCAGGGGTCTCTACAGAATAAGAATTCTTAGCCTTCAGAACAACAATATCAATGTTTGTCGGGGCATTCACAGGCATGAGGACCACTTAGGCGAGTGCATGCTTTTCTCTAGAATCAATACACTTAGGTATTTATATCTGCATAACAACAACATTAAGTATTTGCCTCCTCACGCATTTCATCAAACACCCCTTGCGGAGTTGGACCTTTCTATGAATCCTGGGATACACATCCATCCTGAGGGCCTGTCAGGCCTGGAAGCCCCCTTGATCTATTTATCTTTGGAAGGCAATGGGCTTCTTTCATTAAGCGTGAACCTATCACACTTTTCCAATCTCAGAACACTGGACCTGTCTGAGAACCAGTTGACTGAGCTTCCCATTGCCAACAAGAATTTGTCTTTAGAAAACATGGACCTGCGCAACAATAGGTTTGATGCCCTGCAGGAGATGTCCATGGAGATGTTGAACGGGACCCTGCGGACCTTGCTGCTCTCTGGCAACCCATTCAACTGCTGCCGATCCACCTGGGTCAGGTGGCTGGCCCAGGTCAACATCCTGGATAAGTGGTCAGTGTTGTGCCATTACCCAACTAAAGATGGATACTCACAAACACACTTGTTCAACGCTCAGCCCAGCCTCTGCAAAGAGATCACACAAGACTGGACAACGTGGAGTCTTTTAATGCTAATATTAATGATCGTAGCATTCTTCGTTATAATTGCCATAATTTCGGGATGTTGTCTGGCACAAAGGCAAAAGGTTAATGAGATATTCATACATCATGTAAAAGCCTAG